A single window of Nasonia vitripennis strain AsymCx chromosome 4, Nvit_psr_1.1, whole genome shotgun sequence DNA harbors:
- the LOC100119461 gene encoding uncharacterized protein LOC100119461 translates to MGKSRTGKTAVGCTIVAFIFIVIAFTTPNWLETDGKLEKPRFLKIGLWQVCFNGFQDIRHLYDTRFYGCWWVFEEEYYIIHDILLPDFFVATQFFFTLCMTLLLIGSFLTALYTCCSRQHDKYQLLLWTTGANLTIAAICGIIAIIIFGARGDGRDWMPNWEHNDISWSFALAVVGSFTLLAAGILFLVEARRFKKKIERIIGEEHKTHTNI, encoded by the exons ATGGGGAAGTCACGAACGGGAAAGACTGCGGTCGGATGCACAATAGTGGCCTTCATTTTCATAGTGATCGCGTTCACCACACCCAACTGGCTTGAAACCGATGGCAAATTAGAAAAGCCAAGATTTCTGAAAATCG gaTTATGGCAAGTATGCTTCAATGGATTTCAAGATATTCGTCATTTGTATGACACCAGATTTTATGGTTGTTGGTGGGTGTTCGAAGAAGAATACTACATAATACATGACATCCTGCTGCCAGATTTCTTCGTGGCGACTCAATTTTTCTTCACTTTATGCATGACGCTACTGTTGATCGGTAGTTTCTTGACAGCATTATATACTTGTTGCTCTAGACAGCATGATAAGTACCAGCTTCTCTTGTGGACAACTGGTGCAAATTTGACAATTGCCGCAATATGCGGTATTATagcaataattatatttgGAGCTAGAGGCGACGGTAGAGATTGGATGCCTAATTGGGAACACAACGATATAAGTTGGTCTTTTGCACTGGCTGTAGTTGGTAGCTTCACACTTTTGGCTGCTGGTATTCTTTTCTTGGTAGAGGCTCGAAgattcaaaaagaaaattgagcGGATAATAGGAGAAGAGCACAAAACTCACACTAATATTTAG
- the LOC100119070 gene encoding uncharacterized protein LOC100119070, with protein sequence MKKRSLAGNVGIGIFLVALICVCVAFGTPAWLVSDYRITNAKLDMLGLWRHCFRSLPNPAEADAPRRFFVGCRWVYDPFTTGYSDIRGYLLPPFMVATQFFFTICFLAFLITLGLTVLYATCWDPEQKHYIKLIMAIGSLLIFGSVCGCIAVIVFACLGNADGWMPGHPNNYLGWSFALGVIGSVLGLIASLLFLVECNIQKKKRKDLKESQSKFPLDTRA encoded by the exons ATGAAGAAGAGAAGCCTGGCTGGGAACGTCGGCATCGGGATCTTTCTCGTTGCCCTAATTTGCGTCTGCGTGGCCTTCGGTACACCAGCATGGCTCGTAAGCGATTACCGTATCACCAACGCCAAGCTGGACATGCTTGGCCTCTGGCGACATTGTTTCAGATCACTGCCTAACCCTGCGGAGGCCGACGCGCCCAGGCGCTTCTTCGTCGGCTGTAGATGGGTCTACGATCCCTTTACAACCGGCTACTCCGATATTCGGGGATATCTTTTACCGC CTTTCATGGTGGCCACACAGTTCTTCTTTACAATTTGCTTTTTGGCATTTTTAATAACACTGGGTCTGACAGTGCTCTATGCAACATGCTGGGACCCAGAGCAAAAGCACTACATAAAACTTATCATGGCCATTGGATCCCTGCTCATTTTTGGCAGTGTTTGTGGATGTATAGCAGTCATTGTATTTGCCTGCCTTGGCAATGCAGATGGTTGGATGCCTGGGCATCCCAATAATTACTTGGGATGGTCATTTGCCTTAGGAGTCATTGGAAGTGTTTTAGGTCTCATTGCCAGCCTTCTCTTCCTTGTTGAATGCAACATTCagaagaaaaagaggaaaGATCTAAAAGAATCTCAATCAAAATTTCCACTGGACACTCGTGCCTAA
- the LOC100119038 gene encoding uncharacterized protein LOC100119038: MLDYPRASNAVVFGGVITYAAGVLLVMSFTSPYWIQSYVETFSSFKHMGLWEYCFENFRYPYYQFDKLFNGCHHVFSQEYYVIREWLLPGWLMVVQAFVTMALLLSFFGQAVLVLILVRFPLKFVLENEWLLSSIVCACDALAGALLFLAVSIFGGQCWRRDWMMYPNFNHLSWSYGLGVISFMFHAVGAFFLYLDAKANYKRRRESKNLVMQMQPNPQSHHGLQRTNYI, translated from the exons ATGTTGGATTATCCAAGAGCGTCCA aTGCCGTTGTATTCGGAGGAGTCATCACCTATGCTGCAGGTGTACTCCTTGTAATGTCCTTCACCAG TCCGTACTGGATCCAATCTTATGTAGAAACATTTAGTAGTTTCAAACATATGGGCTTATGGGAGTAttgttttgagaatttccgctACCCATATTATCAATTTGACAAGTTGTTTAACGGCTGCCATCATGTGTTTTCTCAAGAGTACTATGTTATTCGTGAATGGCTACTCCCAGGATGGTTGATGGTCGTACAAGCATTTGTAACAATGGCGCTTTTGCTTTCCTTCTTTGGTCAAGCAGTTTTAGTATTGATTCTAGTAAGATTTCCACTAAAATTTGTATTGGAAAATGAGTGGCTTCTTTCAAGTATTGTATGCGCCTGCGATGCGCTTGCTG GAGCATTGTTATTCCTTGCTGTGTCAATTTTTGGAGGTCAATGCTGGAGAAGAGATTGGATGATGTATCCAAATTTTAATCACTTATCTTGGTCGTATGGACTAGGTGTTATATCATTTATGTTCCACGCTGTTGGAGCATTTTTCCTTTACTTAGATGCAAAGGCAAATTACAAAAGACGTCGAGAATCAAAAAATCTTGTTATGCAAATGCAGCCAAATCCCCAAAGTCATCATGGTTTGCAACGTACAAACTACATATAA